In Chitinivibrionales bacterium, a single window of DNA contains:
- a CDS encoding energy transducer TonB, translating to MPGAMNDTTLALLSAPRQSGRNNGFGVIFVVTLALFIGAGLYLKTVKPLPVKEETKRMVQIETQFVVPEQKKPEPPKPVKPKEKEVIDLTKSPLLKQKEDFTAPQAAPAQTAPAAKPVYGLRRVFSTGLGAGGAVSEAVIGKLGNTLDKAVDTVTPTKQDLAGPLVSISTVTSAPRVRKEVKPEYTKEMIEAKVEGVIRAELLVGGDGKVKEVKMLNDLGYGTRERARELFFQLEFDPAMRDGKPVATWITFSIRYVLLQE from the coding sequence ATGCCCGGCGCAATGAACGACACCACGCTCGCGCTCCTTTCCGCCCCGCGGCAAAGCGGCCGCAACAACGGCTTCGGCGTGATTTTTGTCGTCACCCTCGCCCTGTTCATCGGCGCGGGCCTGTACCTTAAAACCGTTAAGCCGCTTCCGGTAAAGGAAGAAACGAAACGGATGGTGCAAATAGAGACTCAATTCGTGGTGCCGGAGCAGAAAAAGCCGGAGCCGCCCAAGCCCGTAAAGCCGAAGGAAAAGGAAGTGATCGACCTCACCAAATCGCCCCTTCTCAAGCAGAAAGAGGATTTCACCGCACCGCAGGCGGCCCCCGCGCAGACCGCCCCGGCTGCCAAGCCCGTGTACGGCCTCAGGCGCGTTTTCTCAACCGGCCTCGGGGCGGGCGGCGCGGTGTCGGAGGCGGTGATCGGCAAGCTGGGCAACACGCTCGACAAGGCCGTGGACACCGTGACTCCCACAAAGCAAGACCTCGCCGGGCCGCTCGTGTCGATCTCGACCGTCACCTCGGCGCCTCGCGTGCGGAAGGAAGTGAAGCCCGAATACACCAAGGAGATGATCGAGGCCAAGGTGGAGGGCGTGATCCGCGCCGAGCTGCTCGTGGGCGGGGACGGCAAGGTGAAGGAGGTCAAGATGCTCAACGACCTCGGGTACGGGACGCGGGAGCGCGCCCGTGAGTTATTTTTCCAGCTTGAGTTCGATCCCGCCATGCGCGACGGCAAGCCCGTCGCGACATGGATCACCTTTTCGATACGCTACGTGCTTTTGCAGGAGTGA